From a region of the Entelurus aequoreus isolate RoL-2023_Sb linkage group LG27, RoL_Eaeq_v1.1, whole genome shotgun sequence genome:
- the ctns gene encoding cystinosin encodes MSIRKSSRHLLRDMAILRRVGAGHLPAQVLLLWMLSHLSESQVLLSAPGEITLEEHSSANVTITSNVALQQPAVIWLNVTFSSKVNSSWIISVPEQVLMPARTTAVAFTATAIGAGQVTVYLLGNNTEILSWSSRLRFSVVHSNVVAAISEAIGWIYFLAWSVSFYPQVWENWRRKSVVGLNFDFLALNLTGFFAYSVFNVGLFWAAPIKEEFLQKNPNGINPVKANDVFFSLHAFLLCLLYVVQAAIYERGGQRLSWTACLLLTAAWSFAGVSLFVTLAKLLSWLEYLYYFSYIKLAVTLVKYVPQAVMNYRRKSTEGWSIGNVLLDFSGGLLSILQMVVDAYNNDEWGLILGDPTKFGLGVFSVVFDVVFMTQHYCLYRPPHYQEISS; translated from the exons ATGTCAATAAGGAAGTCGTCGCGGCATCTTCTTCGCG ACATGGCGATCCTCAGGCGGGTCGGAGCTGGTCACCTGCCCGCTCAGGTGCTGCTGTTGTGGATGCTGAGCCACCTGTCAG AGTCACAAGTCCTGTTGTCCGCCCCGGGTGAGATCACCCTGGAAGAACATTCCAGTGCCAATGTGACCATCACCTCCAA CGTGGCGCTCCAGCAGCCGGCGGTGATCTGGTTGAACGTGACCTTCAGCTCCAAGGTCAACTCCTCATGGATCATCAGCGTGCCGGAGCAG GTGCTGATGCCCGCCCGGACGACGGCGGTGGCGTTCACGGCGACGGCAATCGGCGCGGGTCAGGTAACGGTGTACCTGCTGGGCAACAACACGGAGATCCTCAG CTGGTCGTCCAGGCTGCGCTTCTCGGTGGTCCACAGCAACGTGGTCGCCGCCATCAGCGAGGCCATCGGCTGGATCTACTTCCTGGCCTGGTCCGTGTCCTTCTACCCGCAGGTGTGGGAGAACTGGCGGCGGAAAAG CGTGGTGGGCCTCAACTTTGACTTCCTGGCGCTCAACCTGACCGGCTTCTTCGCGTACAGCGTCTTCAACGTCGGCCTTTTCTGGGCGGCGCCCATCAAG GAGGAGTTTCTCCAGAAGAACCCAAACGGAATCAACCCGGTGAAAGCCAACGACGTCTTCTTCAGCCTGCACGCCTTCCTGCTGTGTTTGCTCTACGTGGTCCAGGCCgccatctatgag AGGGGGGGTCAGCGGCTGTCGTGGACCGCCTGCCTCCTGCTGACGGCGGCCTGGTCGTTTGCGGGCGTGAGTTTGTTTGTGACGCTGGCCAAACTCCTGAGCTGGCTGGAGTACCTCTACTACTTCTCCTACATCAAGCTGGCCGTCACGCTGGTCAAATACGTGCCGCAG GCCGTCATGAACTACCGCAGGAAGAGCACGGAGGGCTGGAGCATCGGCAACGTGCTGCTGGACTTCAGCGGCGGCCTGCTGAGTATCTTGCAGATGGTGGTGGACGCTTACAACAACG ACGAATGGGGTCTGATATTAGGAGACCCCACCAAGTTCGGCCTGGGTGTGTTCTCGGTGGTGTTTGACGTGGTCTTCATGACGCAACACTACTGCCTGTACCGCCCGCCGCACTACCAGGAGATCTCCTCCTGA